Proteins encoded in a region of the Paenibacillus sp. W2I17 genome:
- a CDS encoding distal tail protein Dit: MITITIRDALYFSYAGQKSVDFGIINVNLSSGMLEENFAPSRSIVEEKIKGRDQPYFMRTEVEPLQFSVSFAFEESWDSDKIREVARWLTQHDYYQELTFTTEEGVNPERIFYALVVDEATLIHNGLRQGYITLTFRCDSPYAYSPVMTTRTYEWKDRIYEWKPTFQTGIDSKSVIVNSEGHLTLNTNRPKWSDYPKYTTWIELN, encoded by the coding sequence GTGATTACGATAACCATTCGGGATGCACTATATTTTTCGTATGCAGGCCAAAAATCTGTGGATTTTGGCATCATTAACGTCAATCTTAGCAGTGGTATGTTGGAAGAAAACTTTGCTCCTTCCCGGAGTATTGTAGAAGAGAAGATCAAGGGAAGGGATCAACCTTATTTTATGAGAACTGAGGTTGAACCGCTACAATTCTCGGTCTCTTTTGCATTTGAAGAGAGTTGGGACTCAGACAAGATCAGGGAAGTGGCGAGATGGTTAACGCAGCATGACTATTATCAGGAATTAACATTTACTACCGAGGAAGGGGTGAATCCTGAAAGGATTTTTTATGCACTCGTTGTAGATGAAGCAACACTGATACACAATGGACTGAGGCAAGGTTACATTACATTGACGTTCAGGTGTGATTCACCGTATGCCTACTCCCCGGTAATGACAACGCGAACGTATGAATGGAAAGACCGGATCTATGAGTGGAAACCGACTTTTCAAACAGGGATAGATTCCAAATCGGTGATTGTGAATTCAGAAGGTCATCTCACCTTAAATACGAACCGACCTAAATGGAGCGATTACCCCAAATATACAACATGGATTGAACTGAACTGA
- a CDS encoding phage tail spike protein, with translation MSEICHDSMSLRLNDVSELSFSIPYQLDIAHVLRRNKNVDLIKERYLIKMVQGTKIEWFTVNSLGDDLGDADMLNVRCYSLARELSDKRIHSYFAESYHAEQVLTELLANTLWNIDYLDADFKLSYRTFDFSSNSVLEAVFSVAETYNAIVHFNTEKRLISMTKPELTGINRGLTVGYGKLLKSMNRETSAEEMVTRLYASGRDGLGIQKVNPTGQNYIENFGYWLYPFERDSSRKVITSSLWMSDGLCHALLDYNNLVESNKEKFNQYLAQLQQYEKDLIPLQIDLNKLQNDEAVLEEVTLSQQFADKMFFEKYTHSGNSSRTFQLNSDYAYAVMIRLEPAAGVSISVNGTWVNTVSGKWTMLTRSKGTDSVTVSLNGGAASCFIQVNTISLGEYDTSSNEAIIVDRYSLDQKKNQISLKEVEISNLNSKIIAVKQQITQLQTLLTAENNFSSEQLQELNYFVIEREFNEDKYIDEKDLYEAALEKFRELQVPQLSVDIDIVNFLEIVEEQLNWDKLNLGDYVNVKYESVGIKVTARISEIQYNYDSSSISLTLSNIKNVNDESTRIEKFLNETKNTSIIVDTNKIKWGQAVVDSSDMSKLFDRFWNKVTNEINMSINNTVDINNKGITITDPDDPLRFLRLTNGALGLTRSGGLRYETAITADGLIAEMVLGKIILGQRVVIGDTTGVFTIEGSRLMIDDRCGREVVKLGLLSEQPDSFGFFLNRYGSSNCNDTTKVNRVSMTADEGFIIERFRNGIADKTFGTSLDGDLFVKAGVDDQVFTIDKNGLALGSSVWARAPFHADYYGNVWMNKLYADSAEIQNSLFKDGQIEGSSLTLRDGAGVMKMFPLKGFWAGAEEFEDAVASIAMDGTAKFKKLKITDNQNTLLIDSEQRKIFMNQWDIVGAGAIDAELIAATMVTAEDGFISSIVSGKVSTLTRAAVQGWSNYIKIEGKELTFLTSMVEAGTGTHKALSDGRKLYWRNASQSGEMTTDVTSWPVMVYGMTDKTKMKLYFEGDGQTAYPIISMGEGDARQYGKGLITKPNGSLELLYSAQSNGRGRSLKFMDDKVVMESESGPVEVSGKEIIFKTEAGSTIHMKNDGDIEIKANRNIKINGQRIDLN, from the coding sequence ATGAGTGAGATTTGTCATGACTCCATGAGTTTACGCTTAAATGATGTTAGCGAGTTATCGTTCTCTATACCGTACCAGCTGGATATTGCCCATGTCTTGCGCAGAAACAAAAATGTAGATCTGATCAAAGAACGATATTTAATAAAAATGGTGCAAGGTACCAAGATAGAGTGGTTTACGGTAAATAGCCTAGGGGATGATCTGGGTGATGCGGACATGCTAAACGTCCGATGTTACTCACTAGCCAGGGAATTGTCAGACAAGCGTATCCATAGTTATTTTGCAGAATCGTATCATGCAGAACAAGTGCTGACGGAACTGCTGGCCAACACGCTTTGGAACATTGATTACCTGGATGCCGATTTTAAATTAAGTTACAGGACATTCGATTTTTCATCTAACAGTGTGCTTGAGGCTGTATTCTCGGTAGCAGAGACATATAACGCGATTGTTCATTTTAATACAGAAAAACGACTAATCAGTATGACCAAGCCAGAACTAACGGGAATTAATCGAGGACTCACCGTAGGTTATGGGAAATTGTTAAAAAGCATGAATCGAGAGACAAGTGCTGAGGAAATGGTTACGAGATTATATGCCAGTGGCAGAGATGGTTTAGGAATTCAGAAAGTGAATCCTACAGGACAAAATTATATTGAGAATTTTGGATACTGGTTGTATCCGTTTGAACGCGATTCTTCTCGTAAAGTCATTACTTCAAGTCTTTGGATGTCTGATGGACTATGCCATGCTTTACTTGATTACAATAACCTAGTTGAGTCTAACAAGGAGAAATTCAATCAGTATCTGGCTCAGCTTCAACAGTATGAAAAGGATCTGATTCCATTACAGATTGATCTGAACAAGTTGCAAAACGACGAGGCTGTTTTGGAGGAAGTGACACTTTCCCAACAGTTTGCTGATAAAATGTTTTTTGAAAAATATACTCATTCGGGCAACTCATCTCGAACGTTTCAACTTAACTCAGATTATGCATATGCTGTCATGATAAGACTTGAGCCTGCTGCTGGAGTATCCATTTCAGTGAATGGAACATGGGTCAATACAGTATCTGGAAAATGGACGATGCTAACCAGATCTAAGGGAACTGACTCGGTTACAGTGAGTTTAAACGGGGGTGCAGCAAGTTGCTTCATTCAGGTAAACACCATAAGCCTTGGTGAATACGATACCTCTTCCAATGAAGCTATCATTGTGGATCGATATAGTTTGGATCAGAAAAAGAACCAGATCTCCCTGAAAGAGGTCGAAATCTCAAACCTGAATAGCAAGATTATAGCGGTTAAGCAACAAATTACACAGCTACAGACCTTATTAACGGCCGAGAACAACTTTTCCTCAGAGCAGTTACAGGAGCTCAACTACTTTGTTATTGAACGAGAATTTAATGAAGACAAGTACATTGATGAAAAGGATCTGTACGAGGCAGCTCTCGAAAAATTCAGGGAACTACAGGTACCTCAACTATCTGTGGATATAGATATTGTTAACTTTCTGGAGATTGTGGAGGAGCAGCTTAATTGGGATAAACTCAATCTTGGGGATTATGTCAATGTGAAATATGAATCAGTTGGTATTAAGGTGACCGCCCGTATTAGTGAGATTCAATATAACTATGATTCGTCTTCCATCAGTCTAACGTTATCCAACATTAAAAATGTAAATGATGAATCTACCCGCATTGAGAAGTTTCTAAATGAAACCAAGAACACCTCGATCATTGTTGATACCAATAAGATAAAATGGGGTCAAGCTGTTGTTGATTCATCTGATATGAGCAAGCTGTTCGACCGATTCTGGAATAAGGTTACAAATGAAATTAATATGTCCATTAACAACACAGTGGATATTAACAACAAGGGGATTACCATTACTGATCCGGATGATCCATTACGTTTTCTACGTTTGACAAATGGTGCACTGGGCCTGACACGATCAGGGGGGCTGAGATATGAAACGGCCATTACGGCAGATGGACTGATTGCTGAAATGGTGCTGGGCAAGATCATTCTGGGTCAGCGGGTTGTGATAGGGGATACAACAGGTGTGTTTACCATTGAGGGGTCCAGATTGATGATCGATGACCGTTGTGGACGTGAAGTCGTTAAGCTCGGATTGCTATCGGAGCAACCGGATAGTTTTGGATTTTTCCTGAACAGGTACGGTTCATCTAACTGTAATGATACGACCAAAGTTAATCGCGTTTCTATGACAGCGGATGAAGGATTCATTATCGAACGTTTTCGTAACGGGATTGCAGATAAAACATTCGGTACTTCGCTTGATGGTGATCTGTTTGTCAAAGCTGGCGTGGATGATCAGGTCTTTACAATAGATAAAAATGGTTTAGCTCTCGGGTCCAGTGTATGGGCGAGGGCTCCTTTTCATGCGGATTATTACGGAAATGTTTGGATGAATAAACTCTATGCAGATTCAGCAGAGATTCAAAACTCTTTGTTCAAAGATGGCCAGATCGAAGGATCATCATTAACCTTGCGAGATGGAGCAGGTGTGATGAAAATGTTCCCATTGAAAGGATTCTGGGCTGGCGCAGAAGAGTTTGAAGATGCTGTTGCATCCATTGCCATGGACGGTACTGCTAAATTCAAAAAGCTGAAGATAACGGATAATCAAAACACGCTGTTGATTGATTCGGAGCAACGTAAGATATTCATGAATCAATGGGACATTGTTGGTGCGGGAGCGATCGATGCAGAACTGATCGCAGCAACGATGGTTACTGCAGAGGATGGTTTCATAAGTTCAATCGTTTCTGGCAAAGTTTCAACTTTGACGCGCGCAGCAGTACAAGGATGGTCCAACTACATCAAGATTGAAGGGAAAGAGTTAACCTTTCTGACGAGTATGGTTGAGGCGGGAACGGGTACGCATAAAGCGTTATCAGATGGGCGTAAGTTATATTGGCGTAATGCCAGTCAATCTGGTGAAATGACAACAGATGTAACCAGCTGGCCAGTGATGGTCTATGGAATGACAGACAAGACCAAAATGAAGCTGTATTTTGAAGGAGATGGACAGACGGCCTATCCGATTATCAGTATGGGTGAGGGAGACGCAAGGCAATATGGTAAAGGTCTAATAACCAAACCCAATGGGTCCCTCGAACTGTTATATTCGGCACAATCCAATGGAAGAGGAAGAAGTCTGAAATTCATGGATGACAAAGTGGTTATGGAGTCTGAATCCGGACCAGTTGAAGTAAGTGGCAAAGAAATTATTTTCAAAACAGAAGCTGGTTCAACCATTCATATGAAAAACGATGGTGATATTGAAATCAAAGCTAATCGCAATATTAAAATTAACGGCCAACGTATAGACCTGAATTAA
- a CDS encoding phage tail tape measure protein, whose protein sequence is MQNELDLNINTNQVITDLNKALRELSNKMNKLEVKVDFDQSFVQGINSYAEGMNRLNRTMVQNQLMMQSSMDEYKRIQTIQERQRHMTDAETAAYEKQRKSIKRLEQELEGYTVTKSKANKNQLGEITGYSKTYKNDAGQLLTVNTNNDGEVRNYDKVMERVGQQQRILNQQNRLNQQREIILSEEQATRRALEQQTSRNNESKDRAHQQALQQNAKMDTNLRNSIKETEERIAQASQKYSLNGRVSNGLRSLSNEMLTLNSSMSTVGYKASAEHLARVNEQLKATTRSSSAAGGEIKTLGEVMQGASTMAGGWMRNVTSLIQPMDVLRKAVQSIIQMDGQMNQLGRTIGKSFNEDRMMDGSIHIAQSTGRSMSEVNGNLIGFANQGFNESDTLSLGKAASVLQNISNLTPGDSVNTLTGAMAVFNIEANKSMGIADKLKEVSGNYGVSSKDLALSLTSAGAAAKSFGVSIEELLGNTAAISSITRESGDVVGRGLKAIYTRVGSDEQSAGALQSVGISKADKDVITVLDELAGKWNQLTKAQQQNTAFSLAGQDQTTTFTALMQNWQTSVNASESALHSQGAAMKDNEQYMGSLGARIQNMQTAWESLTLALGNALVSDSIITITSLVTGLLNWMAQLNSSFALFGLLGMAVGLLSASLRILVMEIAKAVLGLMGIPAATIAASAGTKALSMSLTILKNSFKALLASTGVGLVFALIGTGLEWLMNKFSNATQATEDFSDKTEALNQKVYDLNGLKSLSAEYEELSNQSSLNYEEKTRLAQLESELSTRYGITTQSLNGQTKSLSENTEAIKGKIEQLETEIENERFKAELAYNKQSRDIEGRITGNKEEIKNKEEEVKKYKSDTYDYWQNELKKYNRMGPENYNQTDYNKAVNESEFAAQKYEELRQELADLNQEFQQDINIKADAIKGAYQSYIDLQEAEGIEVKASTRKFVDIYVEMAAQSEATATEIGEDAKEIFNALQNQEFKTPEEAMAFLQQLPNVGDMTIDTLNKVNQAIAEINLAPLEEPIKVNTDLSKFTSEVNSVTSEIGKLNSVIHDLSKGQSLSADEMNALILKYPELAKHVKQTKDGYTIEKSALENLKKTKVDYFKTLELLGQNELINNNQVLASKLKAWGIEIKAITTVAELNAAKAQVRLKLAADVEVEDYTGLGTENQGMRNKFNKDLQNLAAPYEEFLVTVHNTNATMSALTSSLDSLGISNEKNAGTSDKAANSAKQANNTYTETTEVLTELQKQIQGVDKSLDDLHNRQKNMETSSAAYRKSLMEENSLLEQKKNLIEKGIQNPEKLVSTKIKTTKQSEDATSESVFTAAKTTGSYAGKYANYINKYAELYKVDPNMIAAIIQTESRFKPNAMSPVGASGLMQLMPPTAKGLGVKNSFDPEQNIKGGTKYFSDLLKMYKGNVEHALAAYNAGPGNVNKWINNGEIHNIPFYETKKYVPNVLNNYASISGVASINSESSTPKSKGNTSVIVPATLDEKNKAVEEKQNELKDISNLQNDNRYKLIDSWTEYYELAIDKVQTKIAKSTSKQSMLYINSDEWRKEEQSQISYVGQQIKLREQEIAKIKQLLKDKKITSETYNKQIADLESNNVEDESQIYAKREKVIDSYIGSYNDKLSEQDHLVSLSNAKLKTMTEGSAEYNKELASQIPFLQEKNRITEAEIKYVEHLLSGGKLNADQTVKYTNMLKDLNIALIDNNSAMSDVNERLKALRENAADKIIEDFKKVIEQQRDFAIDAIDEQRKAEDERHKERNKHLDDEQKKFETHINARIKALDRENSSVDYEEELTKKKNERQKIVDKLNVLSLDNSMEAKAKRKDLTEQLSTVDEEIAKYERDRERELVKQGLQDQLDDHKNYTDKLKEEDSDLHEATLANLDDEKKKTERYYKDILEDQKYFYDLKQGLMSNDAAVVSAKLTEIGDRYNELFASIKQHAFETSQEMQNMTYNFQQSMEGIGKFKAGDYSSSDSGSQGNNNSGSANEFKIQGTMETRKAWTHYLSNKDQAEKIRKEMSLYNTDSYKYQQLEKDFKKLQQENQGYRDKYKFPDNSFAELAKLNIFSANTGGMTPSFAGGKFLLAHEKELILNQSDTSNLLKIVDVVRGITDRIKTGLDFSTFKFSENRVAGNTDNRIQIDKVEIMAKDNDTGMNLLGKFEEALNNKLKWRTI, encoded by the coding sequence ATGCAGAATGAACTGGATTTGAATATAAATACCAATCAAGTAATTACAGATCTGAATAAGGCCCTTCGAGAACTTTCAAATAAAATGAACAAACTTGAGGTCAAAGTAGATTTTGATCAAAGTTTTGTACAAGGAATCAACTCTTATGCAGAGGGCATGAACAGATTGAATCGTACCATGGTTCAGAATCAATTGATGATGCAAAGTTCAATGGATGAATATAAACGTATTCAGACGATTCAAGAACGTCAGCGCCATATGACGGATGCTGAGACAGCAGCTTATGAGAAACAACGAAAATCTATTAAACGTCTGGAACAAGAACTAGAAGGCTATACAGTGACCAAGAGTAAAGCAAACAAAAATCAATTAGGTGAAATTACCGGTTACTCTAAAACATATAAAAATGATGCAGGTCAACTTCTTACAGTGAATACTAATAATGACGGTGAAGTAAGAAATTACGATAAAGTGATGGAGCGTGTAGGTCAACAGCAACGTATCCTTAATCAACAAAACCGTTTGAACCAGCAACGTGAAATCATTCTCAGTGAAGAACAGGCCACGCGCAGAGCTTTGGAACAGCAAACAAGCCGAAACAACGAGTCCAAAGATCGAGCACATCAGCAAGCGCTACAACAGAATGCAAAAATGGATACAAACCTGCGTAATTCCATTAAGGAAACAGAAGAAAGAATCGCTCAGGCAAGTCAAAAATACAGTTTGAATGGAAGGGTATCCAATGGGTTAAGATCACTAAGCAATGAGATGCTGACGCTTAACTCATCCATGTCTACGGTTGGTTATAAAGCATCTGCGGAGCATTTAGCTAGAGTCAATGAGCAGCTTAAAGCAACGACGCGCTCGTCTTCTGCAGCAGGTGGAGAAATCAAAACCTTGGGTGAAGTTATGCAGGGTGCCTCAACCATGGCTGGGGGATGGATGAGAAATGTAACCTCATTGATTCAGCCCATGGATGTCTTAAGGAAAGCAGTTCAATCCATCATTCAAATGGATGGTCAGATGAATCAGTTAGGACGAACAATAGGGAAGTCATTCAACGAAGATCGAATGATGGATGGTAGTATCCATATTGCTCAATCTACGGGACGTAGCATGTCTGAGGTGAACGGGAATTTAATCGGCTTTGCCAATCAGGGATTTAACGAGTCAGATACACTGAGTCTTGGGAAAGCTGCAAGTGTGCTTCAGAATATATCCAACTTGACGCCAGGTGATTCGGTAAATACGCTTACTGGGGCAATGGCTGTATTTAACATCGAAGCTAATAAGAGTATGGGGATTGCAGATAAGCTCAAGGAGGTTAGTGGGAACTACGGTGTTTCAAGTAAGGATCTGGCATTATCCTTAACTTCAGCTGGCGCAGCAGCCAAATCCTTTGGAGTTTCGATTGAGGAGCTACTGGGAAATACAGCGGCTATTAGCAGTATTACTCGGGAAAGTGGAGATGTCGTCGGACGAGGACTGAAGGCGATATATACTAGAGTTGGCTCAGATGAACAATCTGCCGGGGCTCTACAATCCGTAGGGATCTCCAAAGCTGACAAAGATGTGATCACGGTACTGGATGAACTGGCGGGAAAATGGAATCAGTTAACGAAAGCTCAGCAACAAAATACGGCTTTCAGCTTGGCAGGACAAGATCAGACAACAACGTTCACTGCGTTGATGCAGAATTGGCAAACATCCGTGAATGCATCGGAATCAGCCCTTCATTCCCAAGGGGCGGCAATGAAAGATAATGAGCAATATATGGGGTCACTCGGCGCACGAATTCAAAATATGCAGACCGCTTGGGAGTCACTCACACTAGCACTGGGTAACGCATTAGTATCAGACAGCATTATCACCATTACTTCACTTGTTACCGGTTTACTGAACTGGATGGCACAACTAAATAGCAGCTTTGCATTATTTGGTCTCTTAGGCATGGCCGTAGGTTTGTTAAGCGCGTCTTTACGAATTTTAGTAATGGAGATTGCGAAGGCCGTTCTTGGTTTAATGGGAATTCCTGCTGCAACTATTGCAGCGAGTGCGGGTACCAAAGCGTTGAGCATGAGTCTTACTATATTAAAAAATTCTTTTAAGGCATTACTAGCTAGCACTGGTGTAGGACTTGTGTTTGCGCTAATTGGTACCGGTTTAGAGTGGTTAATGAATAAGTTCTCAAACGCGACTCAAGCCACCGAGGATTTTTCTGATAAAACAGAAGCGTTGAATCAGAAGGTATACGATCTCAATGGTTTGAAATCGTTATCAGCAGAGTATGAGGAACTCTCAAACCAGAGTTCGCTTAATTATGAAGAAAAAACAAGGCTTGCTCAACTTGAAAGTGAATTGTCTACCAGATACGGAATTACAACTCAGTCACTTAATGGTCAGACCAAATCTCTGAGTGAGAATACAGAAGCAATTAAAGGGAAAATCGAACAACTCGAGACAGAAATTGAGAACGAAAGATTCAAGGCTGAATTGGCATATAACAAACAGTCAAGGGACATTGAGGGAAGAATAACTGGTAATAAAGAAGAAATTAAAAACAAGGAAGAAGAAGTAAAGAAATACAAGTCTGACACCTATGATTATTGGCAAAATGAATTAAAGAAATATAATCGGATGGGTCCAGAAAATTATAATCAGACTGATTACAATAAGGCTGTAAATGAAAGTGAATTTGCTGCTCAAAAATATGAAGAATTGCGTCAAGAACTTGCCGATTTAAATCAAGAGTTCCAACAAGATATTAATATTAAAGCCGATGCGATCAAAGGAGCTTATCAGAGCTATATAGATCTACAAGAAGCAGAAGGGATAGAGGTTAAGGCATCAACCCGAAAGTTTGTCGATATCTATGTTGAAATGGCTGCTCAAAGTGAAGCTACAGCTACGGAAATTGGTGAAGATGCCAAAGAAATATTTAACGCTCTCCAGAATCAAGAATTTAAAACACCCGAAGAAGCGATGGCTTTTCTACAGCAGTTGCCTAACGTTGGTGATATGACTATTGATACGTTAAATAAAGTTAATCAAGCAATTGCGGAGATTAATTTAGCACCATTAGAGGAACCTATCAAGGTAAATACCGATTTAAGTAAATTCACCAGTGAGGTCAATAGTGTTACCTCGGAGATTGGCAAATTGAACTCTGTTATTCATGATCTATCCAAAGGGCAGTCTCTGTCTGCAGATGAGATGAATGCATTAATTCTGAAGTATCCCGAACTTGCTAAGCATGTGAAACAAACCAAAGATGGCTATACAATTGAAAAATCAGCATTGGAAAACTTGAAGAAAACCAAGGTTGATTATTTCAAAACATTAGAATTGCTAGGTCAAAATGAGCTGATTAATAATAACCAAGTACTGGCAAGTAAACTGAAAGCTTGGGGAATTGAAATCAAAGCCATTACGACGGTTGCGGAACTAAATGCCGCAAAAGCCCAAGTCAGGTTAAAACTGGCTGCAGACGTTGAAGTTGAGGATTACACAGGATTAGGAACTGAAAATCAGGGGATGCGTAACAAATTTAATAAGGATCTCCAGAATCTTGCAGCCCCTTATGAAGAATTTTTAGTAACTGTACATAACACAAATGCCACTATGAGTGCGTTGACATCATCACTGGATTCTTTGGGCATTAGTAATGAGAAAAACGCGGGGACCTCTGATAAGGCTGCAAACTCCGCCAAACAAGCCAATAACACATATACAGAAACCACGGAGGTTCTGACCGAACTTCAGAAACAAATTCAAGGTGTAGATAAATCCTTGGATGATCTTCACAACAGACAAAAGAATATGGAAACCAGTTCAGCTGCATATCGAAAATCTTTGATGGAAGAAAACTCTTTACTCGAACAGAAGAAAAACCTTATTGAGAAAGGTATACAGAACCCGGAGAAATTAGTATCTACCAAAATAAAAACAACCAAGCAATCAGAAGATGCAACATCTGAGAGCGTTTTTACTGCAGCGAAAACAACAGGTAGTTACGCAGGAAAATATGCTAACTATATTAACAAGTATGCTGAGCTGTATAAGGTCGACCCGAATATGATTGCGGCAATTATACAAACAGAGAGCAGATTCAAGCCTAATGCCATGTCTCCGGTAGGAGCATCAGGACTTATGCAGTTAATGCCTCCTACAGCCAAAGGATTAGGGGTAAAAAACAGTTTTGATCCTGAACAGAATATTAAAGGGGGAACCAAATACTTTTCGGATCTTCTAAAAATGTATAAAGGTAATGTTGAACATGCTCTGGCTGCGTATAATGCGGGTCCTGGGAATGTGAATAAATGGATTAATAATGGTGAAATACATAATATTCCTTTTTATGAGACGAAAAAATACGTTCCCAATGTACTTAATAACTATGCTTCTATTTCGGGAGTAGCATCTATAAACTCTGAATCATCCACCCCAAAAAGTAAAGGTAATACGTCCGTAATTGTACCAGCGACGTTAGATGAAAAGAATAAAGCAGTAGAAGAGAAGCAGAATGAATTAAAAGATATTTCTAACCTACAAAACGATAATCGGTACAAGCTAATCGATTCCTGGACTGAATATTACGAATTGGCAATCGATAAAGTACAGACAAAGATCGCAAAATCCACAAGTAAACAATCCATGTTATATATTAATTCTGATGAATGGCGCAAAGAAGAACAATCACAAATTAGTTATGTTGGTCAACAAATTAAATTGAGAGAGCAAGAGATAGCCAAGATTAAGCAACTGCTTAAAGATAAGAAAATAACTTCAGAAACGTATAATAAGCAAATTGCAGACCTGGAATCAAATAACGTAGAGGATGAATCTCAAATTTATGCTAAAAGAGAGAAAGTGATAGATTCATATATCGGAAGTTATAATGACAAGCTTTCGGAACAAGATCATCTAGTTTCTCTTTCAAATGCAAAATTGAAGACCATGACGGAAGGATCTGCAGAATATAATAAGGAACTTGCAAGCCAGATACCTTTTCTACAAGAGAAAAACCGTATCACAGAAGCAGAGATTAAATATGTTGAGCATCTACTTTCAGGTGGCAAATTAAACGCTGATCAGACCGTAAAATATACCAATATGCTGAAAGATTTAAACATAGCGCTAATAGACAACAATTCAGCGATGAGTGACGTAAATGAGAGATTAAAAGCCTTGCGTGAAAATGCCGCAGACAAAATTATTGAAGATTTCAAAAAAGTCATTGAGCAGCAGCGTGACTTTGCTATCGATGCCATTGATGAGCAGCGGAAGGCTGAAGACGAACGTCATAAAGAGCGAAATAAACATCTGGATGATGAGCAGAAGAAGTTCGAAACGCACATTAATGCACGGATAAAAGCACTGGATCGTGAAAATTCTTCTGTCGATTATGAGGAAGAGTTGACCAAGAAAAAGAACGAACGTCAGAAAATTGTGGACAAACTTAACGTTTTGTCTTTGGATAACTCCATGGAGGCTAAGGCAAAACGAAAAGATCTGACAGAGCAACTCTCAACCGTAGATGAAGAAATCGCTAAGTACGAACGTGATCGTGAAAGAGAACTTGTTAAGCAGGGACTACAAGACCAACTTGATGATCATAAGAACTACACAGATAAGCTAAAAGAAGAAGATAGCGATCTTCATGAGGCAACGCTAGCTAATCTGGATGATGAGAAGAAGAAAACAGAACGTTACTACAAGGACATCCTTGAGGACCAAAAGTATTTTTATGATTTGAAGCAAGGATTGATGAGTAATGATGCTGCAGTCGTCAGTGCAAAATTAACCGAAATAGGAGACAGGTATAACGAATTATTTGCTAGCATTAAGCAGCATGCCTTTGAAACCTCTCAAGAAATGCAGAACATGACGTACAACTTTCAGCAATCGATGGAAGGCATAGGGAAATTTAAAGCAGGAGACTATTCATCATCCGATTCAGGATCACAGGGTAACAATAATAGTGGATCAGCCAATGAATTTAAAATTCAAGGCACGATGGAAACAAGAAAAGCATGGACACATTATTTGAGTAATAAGGATCAAGCTGAAAAAATCCGAAAAGAAATGTCTTTATATAATACAGACTCATATAAATATCAGCAACTGGAGAAGGATTTCAAAAAACTGCAACAGGAGAACCAGGGATACCGGGACAAATATAAATTTCCTGACAATAGCTTTGCGGAACTGGCTAAGCTAAATATCTTTTCAGCGAATACTGGTGGTATGACTCCGTCGTTTGCAGGAGGAAAATTCTTGCTTGCCCATGAGAAAGAGTTGATTCTGAATCAATCGGATACATCCAATCTTCTGAAGATTGTAGATGTAGTTCGGGGGATCACAGATCGAATCAAAACCGGTCTTGATTTCAGTACATTCAAATTTTCTGAGAATAGAGTTGCCGGAAATACGGATAACCGAATCCAGATTGATAAAGTTGAAATTATGGCTAAAGATAACGATACCGGAATGAACTTGCTTGGGAAATTCGAAGAAGCGTTGAATAACAAATTAAAGTGGAGAACCATTTAG
- a CDS encoding phage tail domain-containing protein, which yields MANWLSVTHQKGHYVSRPIQIPIESGGVFSRVNWVSEASSESSRITVQTRHSMDGMEWSSWETCINDGIVPGLSEDTAVDQHHFMYRVLFDTNDLSKSPKLKEITFSFEPVLVLFNKGDQVCKPEIWIHKQGNGDFQIDNQSRHAEEFRFKNLVHDEEVYVDNERQHIESSLPVTYRYKDFNDQFLSLSVGKNILRVRGDARIQFRYQFKLLQ from the coding sequence ATGGCTAATTGGCTGTCAGTAACACATCAAAAAGGTCATTATGTATCTCGTCCAATTCAGATTCCTATTGAATCGGGAGGCGTGTTTAGCCGGGTGAATTGGGTTAGTGAAGCTAGTTCGGAGAGTTCCAGAATTACCGTACAGACGAGACATTCAATGGATGGTATGGAATGGAGTTCTTGGGAAACGTGCATTAATGATGGAATTGTACCTGGACTGAGTGAAGACACAGCGGTCGATCAGCACCATTTTATGTATCGTGTCTTGTTTGATACAAATGACTTGAGTAAATCACCGAAATTGAAAGAAATCACTTTTTCGTTTGAACCGGTTCTTGTGCTGTTCAATAAAGGAGATCAGGTCTGTAAGCCTGAAATTTGGATTCACAAGCAAGGGAACGGTGACTTTCAGATTGACAATCAATCCCGGCATGCTGAAGAGTTTCGTTTCAAGAATCTGGTGCATGATGAGGAAGTGTATGTGGATAACGAGAGACAACATATAGAATCCTCTCTTCCTGTAACGTACAGATATAAGGATTTTAACGATCAATTTCTAAGTTTGTCTGTGGGGAAAAATATTTTGCGTGTTCGTGGAGATGCACGAATCCAGTTCAGATATCAATTCAAGTTGTTACAGTAG